In Streptomyces sp. NBC_00448, the following are encoded in one genomic region:
- a CDS encoding FAD-dependent monooxygenase, whose amino-acid sequence MTVTADVIIVGGGPNGLMLACELALAGIRPTVLEQLPQPGTEPKANGLLGQVVRLADHRGLHEPLSGSPEPPRPNSAYFMFAAMGLDLGLLDASPVFGLAAPQHRIVQVLEERARELGVDLRRGHRVGAVAQDDAAVTLDVTGPDGDQQLRARYVVGADGAHSVIRKLSGIGFPGVSYDRRTNRTAHATLPAEWIDPANGALTVPGHPPVLPFLPHRTDQGGFSYAPFPGQPPLVSTTEWDQPATDEPMTLAEMEASIRRVLGVALPLGAPDGTGPHVLRRLNGGNTRVADRFRDRRIFLVGDAAHVYTSGGGPGLNLGLQDAANLGWKLAAALHGTAPAGLLDSYDTERRQAARRMVLNAEAQSALTAPGSDTTALRELFTELLTRKQVVQHLADLTAGTDVRYDMGLADPHPAVGYFAPELTLITGTGKVRLAELARTAWPLLLDLTEDRSLSAALPAGLTAVDLVTARSADPAGDLTGLLIRPDGYTAWACATPTPTPDDLTALRTSLAHWFAA is encoded by the coding sequence GATGTGATCATCGTCGGGGGCGGGCCGAACGGGCTGATGCTCGCCTGCGAACTGGCCCTGGCCGGCATCCGCCCGACCGTACTGGAGCAACTCCCGCAGCCCGGCACCGAACCCAAGGCCAACGGCCTGCTCGGCCAGGTGGTACGCCTGGCCGACCACCGCGGCCTGCACGAACCGCTCAGCGGCAGCCCGGAACCCCCGCGGCCGAACTCCGCGTACTTCATGTTCGCCGCGATGGGCCTCGATCTCGGCCTGCTGGACGCCAGCCCGGTCTTCGGGCTGGCCGCCCCGCAGCACCGCATCGTCCAGGTCCTGGAGGAGCGCGCCCGCGAGCTCGGCGTCGACCTGCGGCGCGGACACCGGGTCGGCGCCGTCGCCCAGGACGACGCGGCCGTCACCCTCGACGTCACCGGCCCCGACGGCGACCAGCAGCTCCGCGCCCGCTACGTGGTCGGCGCGGACGGCGCGCACAGCGTGATCCGCAAGCTGTCCGGGATCGGGTTCCCCGGCGTCAGCTACGACCGCCGCACCAACCGCACCGCCCACGCCACTCTCCCCGCCGAGTGGATCGACCCGGCCAACGGCGCCCTCACCGTCCCCGGCCACCCGCCGGTCCTGCCCTTCCTGCCCCACCGCACCGACCAGGGCGGCTTCTCCTACGCCCCGTTCCCCGGGCAGCCGCCGCTGGTCAGCACCACCGAGTGGGACCAGCCCGCGACGGACGAACCGATGACCCTGGCCGAGATGGAGGCGAGCATCCGGCGGGTGCTCGGCGTCGCCCTGCCGCTCGGCGCGCCGGACGGCACGGGCCCGCACGTGCTGCGGCGGCTGAACGGCGGCAACACCCGCGTCGCCGACCGGTTCCGCGACCGCCGGATCTTCCTCGTCGGCGACGCCGCCCACGTCTACACCTCCGGCGGCGGCCCCGGCCTCAACCTCGGCCTCCAGGACGCCGCGAACCTCGGCTGGAAGCTCGCCGCCGCGCTGCACGGCACCGCCCCCGCCGGCCTGCTCGACAGCTACGACACCGAGCGCCGCCAAGCCGCCCGGCGCATGGTGCTCAACGCCGAGGCCCAGTCCGCACTCACCGCACCGGGCAGCGACACCACCGCCCTGCGCGAACTCTTCACCGAGCTGCTCACCCGCAAGCAGGTCGTCCAGCACCTCGCCGACCTCACCGCCGGCACCGACGTCCGCTACGACATGGGCCTCGCCGACCCCCACCCCGCGGTCGGCTACTTCGCCCCGGAGTTGACACTGATCACCGGGACGGGAAAGGTCCGGCTCGCCGAACTCGCCCGCACCGCATGGCCCTTGCTCCTCGACCTCACCGAGGACCGGTCACTGTCCGCCGCCCTCCCAGCCGGCCTGACAGCCGTCGACCTGGTCACCGCCCGAAGCGCCGACCCGGCAGGCGACCTCACCGGCCTGCTCATCCGCCCCGACGGCTACACCGCCTGGGCCTGTGCCACCCCCACCCCGACCCCTGACGACCTGACCGCCCTGCGCACGTCCCTCGCCCACTGGTTCGCCGCCTGA